From the genome of Candidatus Dormiibacterota bacterium, one region includes:
- a CDS encoding replication-relaxation family protein produces the protein MTIDDQDADGLMPARHPGEGDLANDHWDPGPYLSAVREDLATAFAPAPSLPPAVQGTNPIAKPLRIRETLAPTPGRTPIHGRPSILRDLRKHASSLLTQETTSRLLRSLTQRDLSILQALHDYRYLSTLQIQQLFFHGIRSAQMRLQFLSHHGLIYRWHMIDPPGLTRRPSLLLLTPRGGRLLAEFRGHSPWSYIRRAEDARDHCWHVTHDLEANGFFVDLALASRLHVDQGLWLWIGEESCRISRRVWAKQHRRPIATPDGEGFYVARGRVVAFDLEWDRGTESVSRLRSKLRTYVGFYNDTKGADREHVLFVLHRSSREELLHHVARELVAAGPDCCRFWTTTVERIDHVGPLGPLWAAVGESDSGKDDDEELDEPKPVDLKCLRRRRLTDLAARETSQRTMADCIGRGSWWERRPGGGEVA, from the coding sequence ATGACGATCGACGACCAAGACGCAGACGGCTTGATGCCTGCGCGTCACCCGGGCGAAGGCGACCTCGCCAACGACCATTGGGACCCCGGCCCGTACCTGAGCGCCGTACGCGAGGACCTCGCTACCGCTTTCGCTCCTGCCCCTTCGCTTCCACCTGCGGTTCAGGGAACGAACCCCATCGCGAAGCCTCTGCGAATTCGGGAAACGCTCGCTCCCACCCCGGGACGGACACCCATACATGGTCGTCCCTCTATTCTTCGCGATCTCCGCAAACACGCCAGTTCACTCCTCACCCAGGAAACCACCTCCCGGCTTTTACGCTCGCTCACCCAACGTGACCTGTCTATCCTCCAGGCTCTCCACGACTACCGCTACCTCAGCACCCTGCAGATCCAGCAGCTCTTCTTTCACGGCATCCGCTCCGCGCAAATGCGGTTGCAGTTCCTCTCCCATCACGGCCTCATTTATCGATGGCACATGATCGATCCCCCCGGCCTTACCCGCCGGCCTTCACTGCTGCTTCTGACACCCCGCGGGGGGCGCTTATTGGCCGAATTTCGGGGCCACTCGCCCTGGTCCTACATCCGCCGCGCCGAGGATGCCCGGGACCACTGCTGGCACGTCACCCACGATCTCGAGGCCAATGGGTTCTTCGTGGATCTTGCCCTGGCCAGCCGATTGCACGTGGACCAGGGATTGTGGCTGTGGATCGGCGAGGAGAGCTGCCGCATCAGCCGGCGCGTCTGGGCGAAGCAACATCGACGACCGATCGCCACGCCCGACGGCGAAGGCTTTTACGTCGCGCGTGGTCGTGTCGTGGCTTTCGACCTGGAATGGGATCGTGGAACAGAGTCCGTGAGCCGCCTACGGTCGAAGCTTCGGACCTACGTTGGCTTCTACAACGACACAAAAGGGGCCGACCGCGAGCATGTGCTATTTGTTCTGCATCGCAGCAGCCGCGAGGAGCTGCTCCACCACGTGGCTCGCGAGCTCGTTGCCGCCGGGCCTGATTGCTGCCGGTTCTGGACCACCACGGTCGAGCGCATCGACCATGTCGGCCCGTTGGGCCCGCTCTGGGCAGCGGTCGGAGAATCCGACTCGGGCAAGGATGACGACGAGGAACTTGATGAGCCGAAGCCGGTCGACCTTAAATGCCTTCGTCGCAGACGCCTCACAGACCTGGCGGCACGAGAGACCTCACAGCGGACGATGGCCGACTGCATCGGTCGAGGCAGCTGGTGGGAGCGCAGGCCTGGAGGCGGGGAGGTGGCCTGA
- a CDS encoding glycosyl hydrolase family 18 protein, which yields MRLPVYLGAGAITTGMLLLGGLVATELNPVPVVNVDAMELDGASILSMPLPEVSPRPRLVVRVSHPLRPGDWQLFMDGRPVLFAAAPTATELRVALPGPLALGSRHTVQLTAGAMHVRAGFQVVPPLAAQLSMHLYHLKAGALASIAATVRFSRAVADRTQAQSHVRMTGHPTITWRDAQTVDLVSPGFGLGDHAVLSVDAGIQAADGTWSRKDESSELSVPSTLTRVLPGRMVQMYYVNTDDGRAAFFAHVHQIDVLSPGWYDANADGSITGYARRDIIDAAHAAGVAIIPLVVNKDVDPDVGHAILADPTRRAALARNLVNEAKTYGYAGFQLDFEQIPWTDRGLLTALAQDCADAFRPAGLNLSVAVIPRLPGDDGAGGALLDYFRQWSGAYDFAALAKVADFLSFMTYDEHNGVTPPGAVSGTPWIRQALEFSLQGVPPEKATLGLPTYYHDWTGVGRLTSSSYADAMILAQAHGATPAFDPTEEEMHFGYSAWGVHHELWIQSPDTLRLKLALMYEYGLKGISVWRLGFEDPSFWNLIPPRQ from the coding sequence ATGCGCCTTCCCGTCTACCTGGGCGCGGGCGCCATCACCACCGGGATGCTGCTTCTCGGGGGCCTGGTCGCCACCGAACTGAACCCGGTGCCGGTCGTCAACGTGGATGCCATGGAGCTCGATGGGGCGTCCATCCTGTCGATGCCGCTGCCCGAGGTATCGCCGCGGCCTCGCCTCGTCGTCAGGGTGAGCCACCCGCTTCGGCCGGGTGACTGGCAGCTCTTCATGGACGGCCGGCCGGTCCTATTCGCCGCCGCGCCGACGGCGACCGAGCTGCGCGTCGCGCTTCCCGGTCCGCTTGCCCTGGGCAGCCGGCACACGGTCCAGCTGACGGCAGGGGCGATGCATGTGCGAGCGGGGTTCCAGGTCGTCCCACCATTGGCTGCCCAGTTGTCGATGCACCTCTATCACCTGAAGGCCGGCGCGCTCGCCAGTATCGCGGCGACCGTCCGATTCTCGCGGGCGGTGGCCGACCGCACCCAGGCGCAGAGCCACGTGCGGATGACGGGACATCCCACGATCACCTGGCGCGATGCGCAGACCGTCGACCTCGTCTCCCCTGGCTTCGGGTTGGGTGACCACGCCGTCCTTTCGGTTGACGCTGGTATCCAGGCGGCTGACGGGACCTGGAGCCGCAAGGACGAGAGCAGCGAACTCTCCGTCCCATCGACCTTGACGCGCGTGCTGCCCGGCCGGATGGTCCAGATGTACTACGTGAACACCGATGACGGCCGCGCTGCCTTCTTCGCCCACGTGCATCAGATCGACGTGCTGAGCCCCGGCTGGTACGACGCGAATGCCGACGGGAGCATCACGGGTTACGCGCGACGCGACATTATTGATGCTGCGCACGCCGCCGGCGTCGCGATCATTCCGCTGGTGGTCAACAAGGATGTTGATCCCGACGTCGGCCATGCGATCCTGGCGGATCCGACCCGGCGCGCCGCATTGGCCCGCAATCTGGTCAACGAGGCGAAGACCTACGGCTACGCCGGGTTCCAGCTGGACTTCGAGCAGATTCCCTGGACCGACCGCGGTCTCTTGACCGCGCTCGCGCAGGATTGCGCTGACGCCTTTCGTCCCGCCGGGCTCAACCTATCGGTCGCGGTCATTCCGCGGCTGCCGGGCGACGATGGCGCGGGCGGGGCGCTCCTCGATTATTTCCGCCAGTGGTCCGGCGCCTACGATTTCGCCGCGCTCGCAAAGGTCGCCGACTTCCTGTCCTTCATGACCTACGACGAGCACAACGGGGTGACGCCGCCGGGGGCGGTCTCCGGCACGCCCTGGATTCGTCAGGCGCTCGAGTTTTCCTTGCAGGGCGTCCCGCCCGAGAAGGCGACGCTCGGGCTACCGACTTACTACCACGATTGGACGGGCGTCGGGCGATTGACCTCGAGCTCCTACGCCGACGCGATGATCCTCGCCCAGGCGCACGGGGCGACGCCGGCATTCGATCCGACCGAGGAGGAGATGCATTTCGGCTACAGCGCCTGGGGTGTGCACCATGAGCTGTGGATCCAGAGCCCGGACACGTTGCGGCTCAAGCTGGCGCTGATGTACGAGTACGGGTTGAAAGGGATCAGTGTTTGGCGGCTGGGCTTCGAAGATCCTTCGTTCTGGAACCTGATCCCGCCGCGGCAATAG
- a CDS encoding C39 family peptidase, translating into MKRGWRRALGASLLAFATWSAAGLSAAAAPSVPTFSQRSHQWSRDALGSDPVDTIGSSGCALTAVTMVTAAYGYSTNPQQLNRWLTAHGGYIENDLLLWRQAGAATQGSVRWQWLHVPGMVSQLRTDDQDIEDLPPQSLVEAQLDTGRLVVAEVRLNGGMHFVVITGHSGHTLYINDPWFGDRTTLQARYGAYRQAVHSAQIYYRS; encoded by the coding sequence GTGAAGCGGGGGTGGCGCCGCGCGCTGGGGGCAAGCTTGCTGGCATTTGCGACATGGTCGGCCGCCGGGCTCTCGGCCGCGGCCGCGCCGTCCGTCCCCACCTTCAGCCAACGCTCACACCAGTGGTCGCGCGACGCGCTCGGCAGCGACCCAGTGGACACGATCGGCTCATCGGGTTGCGCTCTGACCGCGGTGACGATGGTGACCGCGGCCTATGGCTACTCGACAAACCCGCAGCAGCTGAACCGCTGGCTCACCGCCCACGGCGGCTACATCGAGAATGACCTGCTGCTCTGGCGGCAGGCCGGCGCCGCCACCCAGGGCTCGGTGCGGTGGCAGTGGCTCCATGTCCCGGGGATGGTTTCGCAGTTGCGGACCGACGACCAGGACATCGAGGACCTTCCGCCGCAGTCACTGGTTGAAGCCCAGCTCGACACGGGCCGGCTGGTCGTGGCGGAGGTGCGACTGAACGGTGGCATGCACTTCGTCGTGATCACCGGTCACAGCGGCCACACCCTCTACATCAATGACCCGTGGTTCGGCGACCGCACCACGCTGCAGGCGCGCTACGGCGCGTACCGACAGGCGGTCCACTCGGCGCAGATCTACTACCGCAGCTGA
- a CDS encoding recombinase family protein, with protein MKAKQIERDIETTRTKGVIIPAFAYARVSSKEQEREGYSIPVQLKRVREYAERHGFTIVAEYVDVETAKEPGRREFSRMVEAARHDATIGAIICEKVDRLCRNLRDYLTIDELPAKTLFWQQDFPDNAAGKLSFGMMVLLAKHYIDNLSDEVKKGMAEKVQEGGFPHQAPLGYRNVREGDRQVIVPDPVKGPMVRRAYELYATRAYSLKTLRKKLRDEGLATTKQAKLISLSQLQWLLKNPFYYGDFRWKGRTWAGSHPPLVLRELWDAVQAAFSAHEKPVYQKHDFAYKGLLTCGSCGHHLTAELKKKRYVYYHCAGEEACRKTYIREEQLDEQVRALLASIAIPEDVKAWLLRGIAKSREEQRAYHQTVVEEIRTEIKEQELLMDRLYDDRLHRLISEDFFRQRFDVLEEKRCELTRDLARHQHAEGAYMEVGSKLIELIAQAPQIFERADPEQRRELVGLLTSNRVLKGRTLEFELRKPFDALVTAANSENGWGARIRT; from the coding sequence GTGAAGGCGAAGCAGATCGAGCGAGACATCGAAACGACGCGCACCAAGGGCGTAATCATTCCGGCCTTTGCCTACGCGCGAGTCTCGTCCAAAGAGCAAGAGCGCGAAGGCTACTCGATCCCGGTCCAGTTGAAGCGAGTTCGCGAGTACGCGGAGCGCCACGGCTTTACCATCGTCGCCGAGTACGTTGACGTCGAGACCGCCAAGGAGCCCGGACGCCGGGAGTTCTCGCGGATGGTCGAAGCCGCGCGCCACGACGCGACCATAGGCGCCATCATCTGCGAGAAGGTCGATCGCCTCTGCCGCAACCTTCGGGATTATTTGACCATCGACGAGCTACCGGCGAAGACCCTGTTCTGGCAACAGGACTTTCCGGACAATGCGGCAGGCAAGCTCTCCTTCGGAATGATGGTGCTACTGGCCAAGCATTACATCGACAACCTCTCGGACGAAGTCAAGAAGGGCATGGCCGAAAAGGTCCAGGAAGGCGGCTTTCCGCACCAGGCGCCCCTCGGCTACCGCAACGTCCGCGAAGGCGATCGCCAAGTGATCGTCCCGGATCCGGTCAAAGGGCCGATGGTCCGTCGCGCCTATGAGCTATATGCGACCCGCGCCTACTCGCTCAAGACGCTACGGAAGAAGCTGCGGGATGAGGGCCTCGCCACCACCAAACAAGCAAAGCTCATCAGCCTCAGCCAGCTGCAATGGCTGCTCAAGAATCCCTTCTACTACGGCGACTTTCGTTGGAAAGGACGAACCTGGGCCGGGAGCCATCCGCCGTTGGTCTTGCGCGAGCTATGGGACGCGGTCCAGGCGGCCTTCAGCGCCCACGAGAAGCCCGTCTACCAGAAACATGACTTCGCATACAAGGGCCTGCTGACGTGCGGCTCCTGCGGCCATCACCTCACCGCGGAGCTGAAGAAGAAGCGCTATGTCTACTACCACTGTGCCGGCGAGGAAGCCTGCCGCAAGACCTACATCCGCGAGGAGCAGCTCGACGAGCAAGTCCGTGCCCTGCTGGCCAGCATCGCCATCCCGGAGGACGTCAAGGCGTGGCTGCTGCGGGGCATCGCCAAGAGCCGCGAGGAGCAGCGCGCCTACCACCAGACGGTCGTCGAAGAAATCCGGACCGAAATCAAAGAGCAAGAGCTTCTGATGGATCGCCTCTACGACGATCGCCTTCATCGGCTGATCTCAGAGGACTTCTTCCGTCAGCGGTTCGACGTGCTTGAGGAGAAGCGCTGCGAGCTAACCCGCGACCTGGCCCGCCATCAGCACGCTGAAGGCGCCTACATGGAGGTCGGCAGCAAGCTCATCGAACTGATCGCGCAGGCTCCCCAAATATTCGAGCGGGCCGATCCGGAGCAACGGCGAGAGCTCGTGGGTCTGCTGACATCGAACCGCGTCCTCAAGGGCAGAACGCTGGAATTTGAATTGCGAAAGCCCTTCGATGCCCTCGTCACAGCGGCAAATAGCGAAAATGGCTGGGGCGCTAGGATTCGAACCTAG
- a CDS encoding MerR family transcriptional regulator: protein MAKGVTRRAPSDTSLSLDKPIYTISVASEILQTHPRTLMMYEHLGLVVPKRTSTNRRRFSQRDIRKLQAIQTLTRQHGVNLNGARYVLRLLRILVDNGLSAPPELRDLDVKELDV from the coding sequence TTGGCTAAAGGAGTAACGCGCCGCGCGCCGAGCGATACAAGCCTCTCTCTTGATAAACCCATCTATACGATCAGCGTCGCCTCGGAGATTCTGCAGACGCACCCCCGCACGCTGATGATGTACGAGCACCTCGGCCTGGTAGTTCCCAAGCGGACCTCCACCAACCGGCGGCGATTCTCGCAGCGGGATATCCGCAAGCTGCAAGCCATCCAGACGCTCACCCGCCAGCACGGTGTCAATCTGAACGGCGCCCGCTATGTGCTGCGGTTGCTTCGCATCCTGGTCGATAACGGGCTCTCTGCGCCGCCCGAGCTCCGCGACCTCGACGTCAAAGAACTGGACGTCTAA
- a CDS encoding MerR family transcriptional regulator, whose amino-acid sequence MTTAAAAGPAPSSPSERVGLDKPIYTISVASEILETHPRTLMMYEHLGMVVPKRTSTNRRRFSQRDVMKLQTIQKLTRHHSVNLAGVRYIMKLLKLLQEHQLPAPVELRDIDVSQLDV is encoded by the coding sequence GTGACCACCGCAGCCGCCGCTGGCCCGGCCCCGTCCTCGCCGAGCGAGCGGGTCGGCCTCGACAAGCCGATCTACACCATCAGCGTGGCGTCGGAGATCCTCGAGACGCATCCGCGGACGCTGATGATGTACGAGCACCTCGGCATGGTCGTCCCCAAGCGGACCTCGACCAACCGCCGGCGCTTCTCTCAGCGCGACGTCATGAAGCTGCAGACGATCCAGAAGCTCACCCGGCACCATTCTGTAAACCTGGCCGGTGTGCGCTACATCATGAAGCTGCTCAAGCTGCTGCAAGAGCATCAGCTTCCGGCGCCCGTCGAACTGCGCGATATCGACGTTTCGCAGCTGGACGTCTGA
- a CDS encoding response regulator, with product MESKTRRSAGASPASQATQVDEDLVDVLLVEDDPSVLEMYRLKLELDGYRVNTALDGEEGLKKAGDLKPDIIFLDIRLPKMDGLEVLRKLRAQEKTREIPVIILSNYDEEDLVARGLRLGAHEYLIKARTTPTSLSEGIEDWLKE from the coding sequence ATGGAAAGTAAGACGCGCCGCAGCGCTGGCGCGAGCCCGGCCAGCCAGGCGACTCAGGTCGACGAGGACCTGGTCGACGTTCTCCTCGTGGAAGACGATCCGTCCGTCCTCGAGATGTACCGGCTCAAGCTGGAACTCGACGGCTACCGCGTCAACACCGCCCTGGACGGCGAGGAGGGCCTCAAGAAAGCCGGCGATCTGAAGCCGGACATCATCTTTCTCGACATTCGCCTGCCGAAGATGGATGGGCTCGAGGTGTTGAGGAAATTGCGGGCGCAGGAGAAGACGCGCGAGATTCCGGTTATCATCCTCTCGAACTACGATGAAGAAGACCTGGTCGCCCGAGGGTTGCGGCTTGGGGCACACGAGTACCTCATCAAGGCGCGCACCACGCCGACCAGCCTCTCAGAGGGCATTGAGGATTGGCTAAAGGAGTAA
- a CDS encoding gluconokinase → MPKTHSGDGVLALDLGTSSVRAVVYDARGSMVDATMSDLPYKVRTTDAGEVSSDPVTLVKLIAQSIDGALKAACKDKVAILAVGVSCYWHSLMGVDRAGRPTTELLTWADTRSAQETRGMRTHFDERAYHARTGCFFHASYWPAKLRWLRATRRAAVGRTARWMSLGEYLYQEFHGDVRVSHSIASGTGLLDVNRCQWDENALRLAGITKDHLSPLSDWDQPACSLRTSLTKRWPELRDVPWYLPLGDGGLANIGAGCVSPRWACATIGTSSALRVLLDRRRVSVPWGVFVYRVDRHRYVLGGALSEGGNVVRWFTETLGLKPKKKFERAAGALAPDSHGLTVLPFWAGERSPNWRGDARAVIAGLSLGTQPTQMLRAAMEAITYQLVAVAAAMRRVVPRPESVIATGGQLIHSPAWSQMLADTLNLLVTTSPEPEASSRGAALLVLHALGKLPKLWSTRPGRGRSFRPRASVHARYESARRRQQRLYDLLFPPLDHAPTPPSPRRGGKLGPIAAAGSGSRTKDLRSPAAKH, encoded by the coding sequence ATGCCCAAGACCCATTCCGGCGACGGCGTTCTGGCACTCGACCTCGGCACGTCCTCCGTCCGTGCGGTCGTCTACGACGCCCGCGGTTCGATGGTCGACGCGACGATGTCGGACCTGCCGTACAAGGTCCGGACGACCGACGCGGGCGAGGTTTCTTCTGACCCGGTCACGCTGGTCAAGCTCATCGCCCAGAGCATCGACGGCGCGCTGAAGGCGGCGTGCAAAGACAAGGTCGCCATCCTCGCCGTTGGTGTCTCCTGTTACTGGCACAGCTTGATGGGTGTCGATCGCGCAGGTCGACCGACCACCGAGCTCCTCACCTGGGCCGATACGCGCAGCGCGCAAGAAACCCGGGGCATGCGCACCCACTTCGATGAGCGCGCCTACCACGCACGGACCGGGTGCTTCTTTCACGCCAGCTACTGGCCCGCCAAGCTCCGCTGGCTACGCGCCACCCGCCGCGCCGCGGTCGGTCGCACCGCACGCTGGATGTCGCTGGGCGAATACCTCTACCAGGAATTCCACGGCGACGTCCGCGTCAGCCACTCGATCGCGTCGGGCACCGGACTACTCGACGTAAACCGCTGCCAGTGGGACGAGAACGCGCTGCGACTGGCCGGGATCACGAAGGACCATCTCTCCCCGCTGAGCGACTGGGATCAGCCGGCTTGCTCGTTGCGAACGAGCTTGACCAAACGCTGGCCCGAGCTGCGTGACGTGCCCTGGTATCTACCGCTTGGCGACGGTGGGCTGGCGAACATCGGCGCGGGCTGCGTCAGTCCTCGCTGGGCGTGCGCCACGATTGGGACCTCGAGCGCCCTGCGCGTGCTGCTCGATCGCAGGCGCGTCAGCGTCCCCTGGGGCGTTTTCGTCTACCGGGTCGACCGCCACCGCTACGTGCTCGGCGGCGCGCTGAGCGAGGGTGGCAACGTGGTCCGCTGGTTCACCGAGACCCTCGGCCTCAAGCCCAAGAAAAAATTCGAGCGCGCGGCCGGCGCGCTCGCGCCCGACAGCCATGGGCTGACCGTCCTTCCCTTCTGGGCTGGTGAACGGAGCCCGAACTGGCGCGGCGATGCGCGAGCGGTGATCGCCGGGCTCTCGCTCGGCACCCAGCCAACGCAGATGTTGCGCGCGGCGATGGAGGCGATCACCTACCAATTGGTCGCGGTCGCCGCGGCGATGCGAAGGGTCGTGCCTCGTCCGGAATCGGTGATTGCCACCGGCGGGCAGTTGATCCATTCGCCGGCGTGGAGCCAAATGCTCGCCGACACGTTGAATCTCCTGGTAACGACCTCGCCAGAGCCGGAAGCCTCGAGCCGCGGGGCCGCCCTGCTCGTCCTCCACGCCCTGGGCAAACTACCGAAATTGTGGTCGACCCGGCCGGGACGCGGCCGCAGCTTCCGGCCGCGCGCCAGCGTGCATGCGCGCTACGAGAGCGCGCGACGCCGCCAGCAACGTCTCTACGATCTGCTGTTTCCTCCACTCGACCATGCCCCCACCCCGCCCTCCCCCAGACGGGGAGGGAAATTAGGGCCTATTGCCGCGGCGGGATCAGGTTCCAGAACGAAGGATCTTCGAAGCCCAGCCGCCAAACACTGA